Genomic window (Phragmites australis chromosome 5, lpPhrAust1.1, whole genome shotgun sequence):
ACATCCGGCGCAAGCACAACGGCCACCggcatcctttttcttttcgtGACAGGAACGGTCGGCGCGGACCATTTGAGGACGCTATCGGTGGCGGCTTGGTTGGGACGTAAGGGCTCTGGACTGGTTATTTTGGGCTGCTGTGGCTTTACTGTCAGGCCTGGTTTCATCTGATTTCAAAAGCCTGTGAAGTTTCCTCGAGCTACTTGCCCAAGTTGTTTTAGGCCTTGCTAATTAGAGCGCGCTAGCAGGCCCCATCACGCACGACCGTCCTTTTTCAGGAAAGGCACAACTCCCCCCATCGTTTCCTTTTATAGACAAAAGCAAGACGGCATCCGAATCCCCTCTCTAGTTGCCAAAGAACGTACGTTGGAGTTGTTGTCATTGATCTTTTTTTCCCCCGAGATGGTCATTGATCTTTTGAAACGACGATCGGTGCTACCTTCTCCGACAAACTACGCCACCGAAGTGTCACATGTTAGACTCAAGGTCGTGTATGCAACTCGCTTTATGTATGATCACGAATTGCTGGTCATTCGATTTGGTTAGACGGAAACTCTACTGAACACTGACCGAGATGTTTACCATCAGAACTCGAGAACAGCATATGCCGGTGGCCGACGGCGGGTGCTCGACGGGCCGCACGCGCACAGGCCAGGCCGAGTAATAGGCTCGTGCCAACCCACCCCGCCGGCCCGGGTTGGAGTGCGGAACCGAGCCATGCCCCGGTCCCCCGCCGTCCACCGGCTCTCGCGCGGGGGTGCGACGCGTCCGGGCCGGCGATTCGACGAGACGTCACCGCGCGCTTTCGGCAGCAGGGGGCGCCACGCCCACTCGAGTTCACGGACACCggcgaaaaaaaaaaagatctcaGTTATTTAACAATTTAATTTTACCGCATCGTCTAGATTTAGATATGTTAAAATATACTCTCGCATCTTTTAGCGCTTTAGGCCTCGTTTGGTTCGATTTCCGTTTCTTGGAGAAACATTTCGCAAAACAACTATTTCCGATTCTCGGAGAAACCAGGCGGAGACCGTTTCACATTTCTAACCACCGATTCCAGAGTCACCTGCGGAGAAACATTCCACCACATCACGTCTAACTGTCGAATTCGATGAAACGATTGAGAATCAGAAGCGATTCACTCAACTAAACGGGGCCTTAGCTTCGCCTCTAACGGAAGGGGAAAGAACTCAAGCGGTGGGCCAAGACCTCAGTGTTTGGCTTGACCGCTCCTCCCGCACAGCTGGCGCTACGTTAGTTTGACACGAATTCCACGAGGCCATGCACCGTTCAACCATAGTGGAGCAATATCAAATTCCAAGCTCACGCTCACTTTTGCGTGGCGGACCATCGACCACTACCTCAGAACGAGCGGCAGGGAAGCGGGCTGGAGAGTCGGTAACAACTCCTGGATGACAGGACAGCCTGCATTTTCCTTTAAAAGTACGGAGGAGAGAACACTTGGAAGACCCTTGACATCGAACCTAACCAACGCTGTCCATGTGTGGTTTAACCGAAAGGAATGTTGATGGCTACGTTGGGCACACGATAAGAGCCGAAAATATCCAACCATTGGCTTGCCGTCTTGCCACCACCAGCACAACAGACCACACAAGTGACTAGTCCAATCAAAATATCGCCTTTCATGGCTctgtttatttttaataatttattgTTATAATCTGAATTATGGGAAGAAGTTCGTTTCTATTAAACTATGAATTAAAAGTTTTTATAGTACAATATGACTGTAGATGATGATAATCAGCTTTAGATTATGATTGTTTATTCTTGCTTTTACTTTTAAGATTACAATCTATaatccaaataaaaaaaatatgacctAATTAGTTAATCACAAAAGGGCTAGAGGCAGCCACCTCATACTCCCATGTTCCATCCATTTGCCACAAGATTTTTGCAACCTGATAGTTAATCTAGCTAATTAGGGACGAAAAGAACAAACAAACGTTGCCCACATGTTCCATTCTAGTATCTCCAGACTTGGTACTGGTTCAGCTCGTGCACAGCAGTGAATGAGCACTGGGCCCGCGGCAGCCGTGGGCCGGTCTGGATCAGGAGCACTCGGCCCAGCCCTCCTCGGCGTCCTCGGACGATGGCTGGCTCGCGGCGCGCGCAATCCTTGACGCGACGGTGAGAACCAGCCTCGCCGGCACGTGTGCGGCGGCCTCGAGCCGCCCGAGCAGCGCGGCCTCCCCGCCGAAGACGGCTCCGGCGGAGGCAATCTCCGACCAGAGCGCGGCGGCCATCGCGACACGGAGCGGGACGCGCGCGGCGGCCACGCCCCGGCCCAGCGCCCGGAGCGCacccgcggccgcggccgcacGCCGGCGCGCGGCACCGGCCGCGAAGCCCATCCGCTTGGCCCAACCCTCGAGCACCGCCTCCGCGCGCGGCCGCCGCTCCCGCCCCCTCCCGGCCGCCGCcttcgccggcgccggcgccgcggtcGACTCCGCGGAGTCCGCCGTGGACACGCAGGAGCTGCTCGACGCGGACTCGGCTCCCGCGGCCGCGcccaggcggcggcggaggtgccTGGAGGCCAGGAAGTTGGCGCCGTGCACCTTGGCGTCGCAGCGCAGGCAGAGGAACGCCGAGTCGGCGGCGCAGTGCACGGCGGCCACGCCCCCGCAGAGCTCGCACCGCGTCCCACTCTTCCCGGCCGCGTCAGCAGCCATTTCTTGAATCCTTTCCCTGGTTCCCTTCTCCTCCTCAGACTCCGGAACCCTGGTGTGAGGTCGTAGCGAGTGGTGTCGAGTGGACGATGAGCTGGTGATCGCCTCCCGGGAGCGACGGACACGCGGCTAGGATATATACAAGTCCTCGCGAGACGTTTCGGGGAAACCGGCGGGCGGTGTAAGTTGCGCGGTTTGAGGAGGAGTGAAAACCGCGGGCGGAAGCGGAAGCGAAGCGGGGTTCGGATTGGAAGGCTCGGGCGATCGCGTGGCCGGTATTTAAAGGggccccgccccgccccccGACCACCGGCTTGGAGGAGCGCGCTACCTAGAGATGGCCATGGTGTGACTGGTCGCTGGCATTTGGACGTCCTAAGCTGCGGGAAGCATGTTTTCGTTAGTCTCGTTCCgtgaatacaaatatatattttcaatttgaTCGGTTGAGTTTCATTTTTCAATCTGACTTGGCTAATGGAGGAGGGcttatttttcaatattataaaattatttttatacgagTGATCAatcacaattttatttttacatcTGTTTATATAACCTCAAATTCAATCGACtaaatataaatttaacataatttatcaaaaaaatacaactaaaaaaatattatttttttcaacaaatataaatcCACCCACATG
Coding sequences:
- the LOC133918468 gene encoding B-box zinc finger protein 32-like, whose protein sequence is MAADAAGKSGTRCELCGGVAAVHCAADSAFLCLRCDAKVHGANFLASRHLRRRLGAAAGAESASSSSCVSTADSAESTAAPAPAKAAAGRGRERRPRAEAVLEGWAKRMGFAAGAARRRAAAAAGALRALGRGVAAARVPLRVAMAAALWSEIASAGAVFGGEAALLGRLEAAAHVPARLVLTVASRIARAASQPSSEDAEEGWAECS